cggaaatttgcgggtagggataGAACTCAAGATCGCGGGACACTTTGACGAATCTGCGAGAGTTAATCGCAATACTGCGGAACGATACGTGAACACGTTGACGATACCGGGATCTGCGGATTTGTATCGCAAGACTGCGTCACATTTTTTCGGGCACATATCAAGGAAATATAACTTGACAGtcaaatttttcaaatttcaaatttcatgttttaaGATTGTGCATCAAACATTTATTCGCTTTcaaactaataaaaaaaaccattacaAATTACTTTTCCAAGCTCCAAACAGTGGGAGCTaacatgaaaataaataaaaatttagaCTGTCAAGTTATATGTCCCTGGGGTTGCGATAGTGTGCCACAGTCTCTCAAATCCGATGACCCCGGTATCGTCAACGTTTTCGATTAATGTTTCGCAGTCTTGCGATTGATTCCTGattattcatcaaagtacCCCGCGGTCTTGAGTTCTATCGGAAACCCCTGTAAGAGGttccgtgtatctcggggactaccGGGGTACAGTGAATTAAAGCATATGCATAAAAActattaaatatttcattaacCACAAACATAGGATTAGCAGAGgattttaacaaaattaaaaagataaaataaagtcAATTCTAAAATACGTGGATACGTGTCAGCAttgtaataaaataagaaaaaaatcaataaaggCTAACAAAATCATACCATTTATTGCTCCGATCTTGTCGATACGCTCAGATaagttgttaaaaacaaactttttttttcgttcaacACATTATAGAACATAATGAGCCCAGGAAGTATAAAGATGATTAGCTGATGAATGTTCTGGTGCTTCCCTCCATCTATTTGCCACCGAACCCACTCATTAAATTACCGAGGCCGCCCGCACCTTGTTGTAGCTGGCGCATCATGTTTTGTAAACCGTTCATGCCGCCCATCTGTTGGAACATGCGAGGATCAATCATCTTTGCCATCTGTTGATTCAGTTTGGCCATTTGTGTCGGATTCACGTTTTTCGTCATATCGCCACTCTTGAACAGTCCCTTAATACCTCCCATCTTCTTGATGACTGCAGCGAATTTCGTGTACTGTGATATCAAATCGCGCACTTCCCGCTCCATGACGCCCGATCCTTGCGCTACTCGCGTTACTCGTGTTGGCTGTTTGCTGAACAGTTTTGCGCCATCCTTGTTATCGAGCTCCCCGTCAGACATGGAGTCCATCATGGTCATTAGGCGCTTGATTCTAGCCATTGACTCCTGCTCACCGCCCTTGGTCATAAAATCTTGAGAAAATCCTGGAATCATTCCCTGCAATGTATAGAAATATTGGTTGTTGGTGCAAGCAATAAGATCAGTATTTTCCTCACAAAAACGACGATGACAGACGTACCATAATTTGCGAAAAAGGACCCATCTTCATGATATTTTGGAACTGTTCATACATGTCCCGAATGGTGAATTGACCATGTTTGATTTTATCGATTAGCTCTTCGTTGTCGTCTAGCTTCAATTCGTTCACCTTGTCGATTAAGCCCTCAATGTCTCCCATTCCAAGCAGTTTGCTAATAAAGGGCTTCGTCTTAAACGGTTCCAAGTCGTCTATGTGCTCACCAGTACCGATGAAAATGATGGGAGAGTTAGTTGCTGCCACCCTGCAAACGACACAAAACATAGAAACAGGCATTTACATTGTACACTATCcgaaagaataaaacaaacgcaacTTACGCTGATAGTGCACCGCCACCCTTTGCATGACCATCTAGCTTCGTAATAATGACCGAACCAATGTCCACCTTTTCTTTGAACGCTTTTGCCTGGGCCTCACAAGCCTGCCCAATAGTAGCATCCATGACGAAAATAATGTTATCCGGGTTGACCGCGTTGGCCACTGCCAACATTTCCTCGAAAAGTGATTCCTCCTGCTTATGTCGGCCACTCGTATCCACGATTATAAACTCAAAGCCCTCCTTTTTGAACATCTCTACACCATCCTGTGCGATTGTGACCGGATCGACTTCGGTATAGCTACCGTAGAATGGAATACGTGCCTTGGTGGcattttgcttgatttgatcGTACGCACCAGCACGAAACGTATCGGCACAGACTAGGCACGATTTccagtttttcttttgataaTGGTACGCCAGTTTTGTACAAGTTGTCGTCTTACCAGATCCCTGCAGTCCTACGAACATTATCACGTTCGGACGTCCTTTAATGGGCTGGTATGGCTTCACGCCCGGATCAACCAGCTTCACCAGCTCCTTGAACACTGCCGATTGAATCATTCGTCGCTTATTTAAACCTCCGGCCATTTCATCGAAGTCGATCACAGAACGTACATTTTCACGCAGCTTCTTCACCAACCGAATGTTGACGTCCGCCTCGAGCAATGCCGTGCAAATCTCTTTCAGCATCGAATCTAACACCTCTTCATTTATGATCGTCGCTTTGCTTAGCGAGTGCAAAGCATTCGTAATTTTGCGTCCTAAATCGGCTAACACCATCTTGACCACTTATTACAGACAGTGCGACGCTCCCTGAAAACTTGGACCGCTCCGGATTGGATTTTGTCAGCCTCGAGGCAACCTTAAATTAAGTTGCACGTTTTCTGTGACAAAGAATACACTTCAAAATCAGTGGTGTGTCTAGTTTGTATTAATGTAAACCACTTGTTTACCTGCGTTCAGGGGCCTAATAATACTTCAAAATAATGTCAATTGTTGCAATATTACTATAAATTGGAGATTGCAACGATACACAAATTGTCGTAGAaaaaggtttgttttgtacaGCTCCGTTGTGCCAGCAGGACAACATTCGACAGGCTGTCAAATTGTAATGTCAAATTAAAGCAAGgtcattccatttcatttgtCCACATGACAATCAAAGCCTTTTATAAAATCCAAAGTTAATTTGATATAGCGCGTGGCCACGGAGGTGAAAAAATGTTGTAAattttttcaactttgtcaaaattgcttgtcacctgcaaaaaagagcttttctcgtggctgcaccaaaaacatacacgaaaagctccaacatctgaatatcatcgatattttgtttaagaagcACGAAATAGGcacataaatcaatta
This is a stretch of genomic DNA from Anopheles merus strain MAF chromosome 2R, AmerM5.1, whole genome shotgun sequence. It encodes these proteins:
- the LOC121589725 gene encoding signal recognition particle 54 kDa protein, with amino-acid sequence MVLADLGRKITNALHSLSKATIINEEVLDSMLKEICTALLEADVNIRLVKKLRENVRSVIDFDEMAGGLNKRRMIQSAVFKELVKLVDPGVKPYQPIKGRPNVIMFVGLQGSGKTTTCTKLAYHYQKKNWKSCLVCADTFRAGAYDQIKQNATKARIPFYGSYTEVDPVTIAQDGVEMFKKEGFEFIIVDTSGRHKQEESLFEEMLAVANAVNPDNIIFVMDATIGQACEAQAKAFKEKVDIGSVIITKLDGHAKGGGALSAVAATNSPIIFIGTGEHIDDLEPFKTKPFISKLLGMGDIEGLIDKVNELKLDDNEELIDKIKHGQFTIRDMYEQFQNIMKMGPFSQIMGMIPGFSQDFMTKGGEQESMARIKRLMTMMDSMSDGELDNKDGAKLFSKQPTRVTRVAQGSGVMEREVRDLISQYTKFAAVIKKMGGIKGLFKSGDMTKNVNPTQMAKLNQQMAKMIDPRMFQQMGGMNGLQNMMRQLQQGAGGLGNLMSGFGGK